From Methylocystis sp. ATCC 49242, one genomic window encodes:
- a CDS encoding autoinducer binding domain-containing protein: protein MPERPGRTTLNLSIIKPLADHVHSDDFFDLIDRLARADRVEAASDIITGFTNAWGLHNVAYAALNMPSPGAARPLLSMTYSVEWQKHYAQSGYVDIDPIVRSGLGGILPIDWSEIDRGDPIIRKFFGEAQELDVGANGMSIPIRGRHGEFALFTVTSNENALEWRAIRRDLIRDLMVVAWNFHAAALRSCGELAEPGDVHLPLREASCLRWKALGKTDEEIGRILVISPHTVRFHLESARARLNTANTTHTVAKALALGLINMSYEPTHLMPKKRK, encoded by the coding sequence TTGCCTGAGCGGCCAGGGCGCACTACCTTGAACTTGTCCATTATCAAACCTTTGGCCGATCACGTGCATTCGGATGATTTCTTTGATCTGATTGACCGGCTGGCGCGCGCCGACCGCGTAGAAGCCGCATCCGATATCATCACCGGCTTTACGAATGCGTGGGGGCTTCACAACGTCGCCTACGCGGCGCTGAACATGCCGAGCCCCGGCGCCGCGCGGCCGCTGTTGTCGATGACCTATTCGGTGGAATGGCAAAAGCATTACGCCCAAAGCGGTTACGTTGACATCGACCCGATCGTCCGCTCGGGCCTCGGCGGCATTCTTCCGATCGACTGGTCGGAGATCGACCGCGGCGATCCGATCATTCGCAAGTTCTTCGGCGAGGCGCAGGAACTCGACGTCGGCGCTAATGGAATGTCGATACCCATCCGCGGCCGCCACGGGGAATTCGCCCTTTTCACCGTGACATCGAACGAAAATGCGCTCGAGTGGCGCGCGATTCGCCGCGATCTGATTCGCGACCTGATGGTGGTTGCATGGAATTTCCATGCTGCGGCGCTGCGCTCATGCGGGGAACTGGCCGAACCGGGCGACGTGCATCTGCCGCTGCGTGAGGCGAGTTGCCTGCGGTGGAAGGCGCTCGGCAAAACCGACGAGGAAATCGGAAGAATTCTCGTTATAAGCCCGCACACCGTGCGCTTTCATCTCGAATCGGCGCGCGCGCGGCTGAACACGGCGAATACCACGCACACGGTAGCGAAGGCGCTTGCTCTGGGACTGATCAACATGTCCTATGAGCCGACCCATCTGATGCCCAAAAAACGTAAATGA
- a CDS encoding acyl-homoserine-lactone synthase: MIKIIPGEWRARFPRLIDEMHKLRRNVFHERLKWQVTVINRWEIDGYDALDPLYVLSLDENERVIGGLRLLPTTGFNMLNDTFPQLLPDGARIESPLIWESSRFTVRMTGDSRVDAPVISRATAELGLALNEIGKAAALSHIVTVYDRAMHRMLMRCGCAGEPLGAPQMIGGVETYAVLYEVGPEWDARVRCLAGLAGLYLDPAVVDTMRARLAS, translated from the coding sequence ATGATCAAAATCATACCGGGAGAATGGCGCGCGCGTTTTCCGCGACTGATCGACGAAATGCACAAGCTTCGGCGCAATGTCTTTCACGAGCGCCTCAAGTGGCAGGTGACTGTCATCAACCGCTGGGAAATAGACGGTTACGATGCGCTGGACCCGCTCTATGTGCTCTCGCTGGACGAAAATGAGCGGGTGATCGGCGGGCTTCGACTTCTGCCGACCACTGGCTTCAACATGCTCAACGATACTTTTCCGCAGCTTTTGCCAGACGGCGCGCGCATAGAAAGCCCGCTGATCTGGGAGTCGAGCCGCTTCACCGTCAGAATGACGGGCGACAGCCGCGTCGACGCCCCGGTCATCAGTCGCGCCACGGCGGAGCTCGGACTCGCCCTCAATGAAATCGGCAAGGCCGCCGCCCTCAGCCATATCGTAACGGTTTATGACCGCGCGATGCATCGCATGCTCATGCGCTGCGGTTGCGCTGGAGAACCGCTTGGCGCGCCCCAGATGATCGGCGGCGTCGAGACTTACGCCGTGCTCTACGAAGTCGGACCGGAGTGGGACGCGCGCGTCAGATGTCTCGCGGGGCTGGCCGGCCTCTACCTCGATCCGGCAGTCGTCGACACGATGCGGGCAAGACTGGCGTCATGA